A section of the Oncorhynchus nerka isolate Pitt River linkage group LG3, Oner_Uvic_2.0, whole genome shotgun sequence genome encodes:
- the LOC115103823 gene encoding sterol regulatory element-binding protein cleavage-activating protein-like isoform X2, giving the protein MGSLDAPRHSVLAHPRTAPPDGRQLTPPPRMTVRERLREKISAAFYRHGLLCASYPVPIILFTSASILACCYPLLRLPLPGTGPVEFTTRVRDYTVPSHEPQGDLGERPDWYRGPPVAYIQPVLVKAAVSPWDSTLVPVDVFRSPLGRVFSLLEEIRNHVHNDGSGVRSLEALCLQVTDLLPGLRRMQRVLPEHGCLLVSPGNYWQNQRELFDSDPDLLKTVHQHEPKGLHTSATLRDLLFGVPVKHTGVSLYSRKRVVTYTITMVLGSYDARFLSSLRARLRQLHPSVNCSLREDHMVHVHFKEEIGMAELIPLVTTYIILFAYIYFSTRKIDMVKSKWGLALAAVVTVLSSLLMSVGLCTLFGLTPTLNGGEIFPYLVVVIGLENVLVLTKSVVSTPVDLEVKLRIAQGLSNESWSIMKNMATELCIILIGYFTLVPAIQEFCLFAVVGLVSDFFLQMFFFTTVLSIDIRRMELADLNRRLPAEAGMPLPKPGPLRPREAPPPPRPSPHTITLQTPTFRNLCLPKRLRVVYFLARTRLAQRFIMVGTVIWIGILAYTDPAGLRTYLAAQVSEQSPLGQGGAGGLPPHLGVAPVFPGPGGDPADTLSVLPAPAEPTPLPENQSQGHHGAPGEGVPLVPQISWGAEDEEGWRRLSFRHWPSLFSYYNITLAKRYISILPVIPITLHLSPREAIETRHPQDTRHPPPPSLKTNDLPADLTLYKVAALGLAAGVLLVLLLFCLYRVLCSRNYGQNGVAHGRRRRGDLPCDDYGYSPPISEISPLLLCGHSMDIECLASDGMLLASCCLAGQIRVWDTQTGDCLTVIPKHGLRRSSSSGCWEQRDGWDAVGVAEPENLGCGTEPGGGVFDEDEGYPLRRRTTPRPALFENQPDLTPLIDTNFDSQPPSHLLLTPPRDGFDFGGLVEKAYLEHEPPSPGLTASYPSPLSGPPPQRRRSLGYIQPPAPQGQETPDWESAVWAMELRGNLIAAGRSNGKLELWDAVEGSLRCSNEDGVSGITALAFLNNRIVAARLDGSLDFFTVDINKPLGLLQYRGPPGRSNMPPSPCYSSEDVISCQLTRSVQCAHQKPITVLRAAAGRVVTGSQDHTVRVYRLEDSCCLFTLQGHSGGITAIYIDQTMVLASGGQDGAICLWDVLTGSRVSQVYGHRGDVTSLVCTTSCVISSGLDDLICIWDRSTGIKLYSIQQEVGCGASLGVISESLLVTGGQGCVSFWDLNFGDLLQTVYLGQSSDGQGVRQLVVLNNAAIVCDFGSELSLVYVPAVLEKLD; this is encoded by the exons ttACCCCCTGCTGCGGCTGCCTCTGCCGGGAACCGGGCCGGTGGAATTCACCACACGGGTCCGAGATTACACCGTCCCTTCCCATGAGCCCCAGGGAGACCTCGGCGAGAGGCCTGACTGG TATCGGGGTCCTCCGGTGGCCTACATCCAGCCGGTCCTGGTGAAGGCAGCTGTGTCTCCCTGGGACAGTACGCTGGTCCCTGTGGACGTGTTCCGCTCCCCACTGGGCCGCGTATTCAGCCTGCTGGAGGAGATCCGCAACCATGTACACAACGACGG TTCTGGGGTCAGGAGCTTAGAGGCGCTCTGCCTGCAGGTGACGGACCTGTTGCCGGGGTTACGGCGTATGCAGAGAGTGCTGCCGGAGCACGGTTGTCTGCTGGTCTCCCCCGGCAACTACTGGCAGAACCAGCGGGAGCTGTTTGACTCTGACCCCGACCTGCTGAAGACCGTCCACCAGCACGAACCCAAAGGACTGCACACCTCCGCCACactgagag acctgCTGTTTGGCGTCCCGGTGAAACACACAGGGGTGAGTCTGTACAGCAGGAAGAGGGTGGTCACCTACACCATCACCATGGTCCTGGGCAGCTACGACGCCAGGTTCCTGTCTAGCCTGCGGGCACGTCTCCGCCAGCTGCACCCCTCGGTGAACTGCAGCCTACGCGAGGACCACATGGTGCACGTGCACTTCAAGGAGGAGATAGGCATGGCCGAGCTCATCCCTCTGGTCACCACCTACATCATACTGTTTGCCTACATCTACTTCTCCACAC GTAAGATTGACATGGTGAAGTCAAAATGGGGCTTGGCGCTGGCTGCCGTGGTAACAGTGCTCAGCTCTCTGCTTATGTCTGTGGGGCTCTGCACCCTGTTCGGCCTGACGCCCACACTCAATGGAGg tgagaTCTTCCCCTAtctggtggtggtgatagggctGGAGAACGTCCTGGTTCTCACCAAGTCTGTGGTGTCCACCCCTGTTGACCTGGAGGTCAAACTACGCATCGCTCAGG GCCTTAGTAATGAGAGCTGGTCTATCATGAAGAACATGGCCACAGAGCTGTGCATCATCCTCATAGGATATTTCACCCTGGTGCCTGCtatccag GAGTTCTGTCTGTTTGCTGTGGTGGGACTGGTGTCTGACTTCTTCCTTCAGATGTTTTTCTTCACCACAGTTCTTTCCATTGACATCCGACGCATggag TTGGCCGATCTGAACCGCCGTCTTCCGGCCGAGGCGGGAATGCCCCTTCCCAAACCGGGCCCCCTGCGCCCTCGGGAGGCGCCTCCTCCCCCACGGCCCTCGCCCCACACCATCACCCTGCAGACGCCCACCTTCAGGAACCTGTGCCTGCCCAAGAGGCTCCGTGTGGTCTACTTCCTGGCCCGCACGCGTCTGGCCCAGCGCTTCATCATG GTGGGTACAGTGATCTGGATTGGCATCCTGGCCTACACGGACCCCGCTGGCCTCCGTACCTACCTGGCAGCCCAGGTGTCTGAGCAGAGCCCCCTGGGGCAGGGCGGGGCCGGGGGTCTGCCCCCGCACCTGGGAGTAGCCCCGGTCTTCCCTGGACCAGGAGGGGACCCCGCCGACACCCTCAGTGTCCTCCCCGCCCCCGCTGAACCTACCCCGCTTCCAGAGAACCAGTCCCAGGGCCACCACGGGGCCCCCGGGGAAGGAGTACCCCTGGTGCCCCAGATTAGCTGGGGGGCGGAGGATGAGGAGGGCTGGAGGAGGCTGTCTTTCAGACACTGGCCCTCGCTCTTCAGCTACTATAATATTACTCTGGCCAAGAG ATACATCAGCATCCTGCCTGTCATCCCCATCACACTCCACCTGAGCCCCCGGGAGGCCATCGAGACACGTCACCCCCAGGACACACGCCACCCCCCGCCGCCCAGCCTCAAAACTAATGACCTGCCCGCAGACCTCACGCTCTACAA gGTAGCAGCTCTGGGCCTGGCGGCAGGGGttctgctggtgctgctgctctTCTGTCTCTACCGGGTCCTCTGTTCCCGCAACTACGGCCAGAACGGCGTGGCCCACGGACGCCGTCGTCGCGGTGACCTGCCCTGCGACGACTACGGCTACTCGCCACCCATCAGCGAGATCTCCCCCCTGCTGCTGTGTGGACACAGCATG gatatAGAGTGTCTGGCGAGTGACGGCATGCTGTTGGCCAGTTGTTGTCTGGCAGGACAGATCCGTGTGTGGGACACTCAGACTGGAGACTGCCTCACCGTCATTCCTAAACatgg gCTGCGGCGGAGTAGCAGCAGTGGCTGCTGGGAGCAGCGGGATGGTTGGGACGCTGTGGGTGTGGCCGAACCTGAAAATCTGGGGTGCGGGACAGAACCAGGGGGCGGGGTTTTCGACGAGGACGAGGGCTACCCCCTCAGGCGGCGGACCACCCCACGTCCTGCCCTCTTTGAGAACCAACCCGACCTCACCCCCCTCATCGACACCAACTTCGACTCCCAgcccccctcccacctcctcctcaccccgCCCAGGGATGGCTTTGACTTCGGGGGGCTGGTGGAGAAGGCCTACCTGGAGCACGAGCCTCCCTCGCCGGGCCTCACTGCCTCATACCCCTCACCCCTGTCGGGACCCCCTCCCCAGAGGAGACGCAGCCTGGGGTACATCCAGCCCCCTGCTCCACAGGGCCAGGAAACCCCGGACTGGGAAAGCGCCGTGTGGGCCATGGAGCTCCGGGGGAACCTCATCGCTGCTGGGAGGAGCAACGGCAAACTAGAG CTGTGGGATGCAGTGGAGGGCTCGTTACGCTGCAGTAATGAAGACGGCGTCTCGGGGATCACGGCCCTGGCCTTCCTCAACAACAGGATCGTGGCGGCCAGACTCGACGGATCTCTAgacttcttcactgttgacatcaACAAGCCTCTGggcttactgcagtacagag GTCCCCCCGGGCGTAGTAACATGCCGCCCTCGCCCTGCTACAGCAGTGAGGATGTGATCTCATGCCAGCTGACGCGCTCGGTGCAGTGTGCCCACCAGAAACCCATCACGGTGCTGCGAGCCGCTGCCGGCAGAGTGGTCACGGGCAGCCAGGACCACACTGTCAGG GTGTATCGTCTGGAGGACTCATGCTGTCTCTTCACGCTCCAGGGCCACTCTGGTGGAATCACTGCCATCTACATAGACCAG ACCATGGTTCTGGCCAGTGGGGGGCAGGACGGAGCAATCTGTCTGTGGGATGTGCTGACGGGCAGCCGGGTGAGCCAAGTGTACGGTCACCGCGGCGACGTGACTTCACTGGTGTGCACCACATCGTGCGTGATCAGCAGCGGCCTCGACGACCTCATCTGCATCTGGGACCGCAGCACGGGCATCAAGCTCTACTCCATACAGCag GAGGTGGGCTGCGGTGCCAGTCTGGGGGTGATCTCTGAGTCTCTCCTGGTGACAGGGGGCCAGGGCTGTGTGTCCTTCTGGGACCTGAACTTTGGGGACCTCCTCCAGACGGTCTACCTGGGCCAGAGCAGCGACGGCCAGGGGGTCCGCCAGCTCGTGGTGCTGAACAACGCCGCCATCGTCTGCGACTTTGGCTCCGAGCTCAGCCTGGTCTACGTACCCGCGGTGCTGGAGAAGCTGGACTGA